The DNA region TCTCCTGGGGGATGCGGATTGTTATTTTGCGTATTCTTCACTCACCACCTTTCCCTGTCCTCTCTGGCCAAGCCAGGCCAGCATCTGCAGGATCTCAGCCAGGGCAGAGAAAGGAAAGGCCCCTGGACACAGGGGCAGTGTGTCTACATCAATTCATGCCCAGCACCTTCTCCCACCTCTGAGCAGCTCTGAGGTTTCAGGCACAGCAGCAGGTGCTGTCAGGGTCTCtggtccccccaccccagggaggcGGCCTCAGGAAGGCCAGAGCTGCAGCGTCTCCTCCCCATGCGTCCTCAATGATGGACAGCAGGTGAAGCAGTGTGTAGGGCTCCCTGGGCTGCCTTTGTGTATTTAATGAAAAACGAATTTGAAAGTTATGAGCCAGAGGCTAGGGCAGGAAGTGGGGAGGAGGAAGTCGAGGGCTAAGAGTCCTTCcagtcattgggggtgtgctccTAAAGGGGATAGGAGGGGGCAGGACCCCTTCCTCTCTCACACCCTGGCCTTGCCCTGACCCACAAGCAGTGCGGCCAACCACGGATGGGAACCTCCAGACCGTCAGCCAAAGCAAACTCTCACTGCAAAGGTCATGCTCGCCATCCAGCGACAAAAGCCTTGAAGTGTCTCCTTGAAGTGTCAAGGTGTCACTTACCTTATAGATGCGTGTATCTATAAGGCTCAGGACAAGTCTGGTTTCAGTCAACCATAAGGGTTTTGGAATGTGTCCCCCTCAAATGAGGCCTAGTGTGTGGGCCCAGAGCACCATAGAGGGTTTTGCTGTAGGGGGAGGGACTCGAAAAGCTCAGGACTCCAACTACTGTCTGTTTGAAATGTCTCCAGGACCACAAAGTGTCTAGGTCACAGACAATTCAACCCTGGTTTATTGGGAGAGGGATCCTGCTGGGACATGTGAAGCTGCTATTTCAAATCATGATCCCAGGTAAGACCACGGGGAAATAAAATGAgcagggctggtgatgtagttcaGGTGTAGGGCACCTGTATAtgcaaggccgtgggttcaatccccagcaccaccataaaaatatagacaaagaaaaaacaatgggAAGAGTGAGCCCTGAACCACCACACATCAAGTGGTTGCAGACAGTAAACCAACAACATTGTGTTGGAAATTGTGACGCTCCGTTCAGAAATGCATTATGCAAAGTCAGAGTTACAGAGCTGGGCCTTCCAGGAAACTGGGCAGCATGAAACCTGCTCCTTCAAACCCCAGTCCTTGTAAGGAAGTCAGGAAGATTTCAggcatgttgctcagagtaacaggtgaaggatatggaaaatattAACCCCCGAGGAGAAAGGGAGCGTGGTGGGCTCTGAACCTGTGGCAGTTCTTCTTATCACCTGTGACCACAGCCCTGACTGCCCAAGGTCTCCCTCAGCTGTAACCAACACGTTTCCTGCCAGCACTCAGTCCCTGTCAGCCCTATAAAACTTAGACCCTACTGCAGCCAGTTGCCATTTTCCCTCTTGAAAACCTGCCCCTGGCTGTTTAATAAAGCATGGCTGACCCACTGAGGTCCACCTGCATTTCTCGTTTGTCTTCTCTTTCATCTGCTTCCAACAGgcaatgagtttattgaaggaaaagggacactctcaagggacagGGTAGgtcttctcagagaggagagggacggtgtgcctcctcctgccctctgggTTTATAGGGGAAATTTCCAGAGTCCACTCAACTCTTCCTCTTGAGTGTCAGCTGACAGCAGGATGATGTCTCTCTCAGGTCTGCACTGCAGGGCCACTCAGGACTCCTTGGCCCATGGTCACTGGTTCTAATTGAATTCTTAATGATGTATTCTTAGATTTAATGGTTATCTTTTATCCTTATCTGTGACTTTCAGGATCTGGTGCATGAAAAGGGTCACAGTCTCTCCTGTCAGAGAAACTTGGTTTCCTCTTAGCGACTTCATTTTAGACTTTCATTTCTCCTGCaaataacaggtagtttgctgaggacttgctgggagccattagccaaatAGGTATGAcagtttccttgccagcgtaccccatgttgctgacatgttgcagcgacattgaatgtaggtgaccttgctcaaggaccaaggcagattagggcgttcccagtttaggttccaggtttaaggtttaagattattcctcctgggaatagggcgtatcctgctgcctgagttccccttgagttctcacgtgattcagacagtatattttttggagatagaagcccagtggaggtggatttgggcagagaacgtgattgtagacggctggtgtgagttcgggaataaagagttgctgtttgaatctacaagctgtgtggtggctcgtgattgtgtgcccagccagactgcggcatttgtgcccagccagactgtggcaaggaCTGGGACACATTCTGCCCTCTTCAGCCAgtcagggctgcaggtaaatgctttttggaaataaaacgtgggggtcagcacagtgggccccttttatagatttttttaaatttatgttttagttgtagttggacacaatacctttgttttatgtggtgggatcgaaaccagggccccaaacatgctaggggagtgctctaccactgagccactaccccagccccccttttatAGGTTCATTCCCTTAACCTCACGTCCCCACACTCATGTCCTCCCCTAACAAGAGTAGCCTGCGACAGTGgcctttttcttctccttatcATGAACCCGAGAGTAAACTGCTTTGGGGCTTCTCCCTTGCGGTGCAGGTGACAGAACGGAAGTCCTGGCTCACACTAGGCACAAGCCAACTTTTCATGAAGATATGCACGGTTATGAAAATGGAAACTGTGCTGAAAAGGCTCTCATGACATTGAACATTTTGAATTGAGGGTGGTgacacatgcccataatcccagcaatgggggaggccgaggcaggaggatcccaagttcctgGCCAGTGTCAGCATCTCatcttagtgatgccctaagaaattcactgagaccctgtctgtaaattaaaaaaaaaaaaaaaaaagaaagaaaaaaaaggcagggggcaCTGAGGCTGTGGCCCAGTGTTTGaccacccctggattcaatccctgatgccagaaatttaaaaaattaaaagaaaacatgtttacaTTCCATGCTTCATGGGAGGCCAGAGTGGAATCAGTGAATGAGGAAAGCTGTGTAGACACTGGGTGCACTTTAAACCCCCAGTGTAACCTTGTCTAAGTATGGACCTGTGTGGCCCGGTTCATGTCTAGAATGCTCCCAAGAGACCCAAGTGTTGAAGGCTTTCTCCTGGCTCCATCCTgttgggaggaggtgggaagcCTTCCAGCCATTGGGGGTGTGCCCCTAAAGGGGATCGGAGGGGGCAGGACCCCTTCCTCTCTCACACCCTGTCCTTTCCCTGACCCACAAGCAGTGGGGCCAACCATGGATGGAAGCCTCCAGAATGGTAAGCCAAAGCATACCCTCGCTCTTCTCATGTTTTCAGGGGTCCTTTTTAAAAGGTAAACCAAGGTACCACCATCTGGTGGCCAGGGTTGAGGCCCTAGtgattttgctttctttataAGCCTGCCCAAAGCAGTGATGAGTTTATTCTCTTCGGATGTGTAAACTGCAGGGTTTATACAAGCCAGCCAGCTCCTTTTCAAAAAATCACCAAGTGTTGAATTGAAACATAAACTCAAGAAAACGGATAGGATAAGGCTAGAAAGCAGAGATGCAAGCTCTGAGGATGCAGATTGTAAACCAGCGTCCCGGAGCTGCTGCTGAGGATTCAGTGGGAGCTGCTCACCTGAGGTAGAGGGGCAGGATGACTTGACTGCTTTCTGGTACCAGAGAGTTCAACcccaggggcactcggccactgagccacatccccagccctatcttgtattttatttagagacagggtctcactgagttgcttagcacctcaccattgctgaggctggctttgaattcgtgatcctcctgtctcagcctcctgagctgctgggattacagacgtgctccactgtgcctggcccttgACTGTGGGCTTTACTCCTGATTGCAGGGGTGgcttggaacccagggcctcctgcatggtAGACAAGCATcctaccaccgagctacagccccCAGCCGGCTTTTCTTCTCTATCATCTGCATGATTGACACTGGTACTTCCCGTCATACCAGGAATCATCCTACGTTGGCTGGACATGGCCACAGGGGAGACCCTGCTCAAGGCAAACTGTCACAAGGACCACTGGCGGAAGTGATGGCTGCACTGCACAGGAAACACCCTGGACCTTACAGCTGGGGTCTGGAGGTGGACTCAGGTGTGGTCAGCTTCTCACAGATGCACAGAGGCTGCCACTTGGGACTGTGAACAAGTCTGGAAGGGGACACTGAGATTGCTGCAGGCACAGTGACAGACCTCAGAAGAGAAGCTGCGTTTGCTACTAGAGATGATGCAGGACAGGGGgctggggcccgggttcgatcctcagcaccacatacaaacaaagatgttgtgcccgccgaaaaactaaaaaaaaaataaatattaaaaaattatctctctccctttccttctccctctctctctaaaaaaaaagagatgatgcAGGACGGAGTGCCTGTGGGTGCATTTGGGAATCCTGTGGCCCTGGAATGCAGTGAACTACTTTTACTTCAAAAATGGCAGCACACCAGATGCCTCCAGAGGGTGGAGCTTTGGTGTGATGATGGTCCCTGTTACAAATGTCCTGAAAACATGGGGAATAGTTGAGAGGAGGAACCACTGATAGGCAGCAGGTTGGGAACCTCCAGGGCCTTTATCAGAAGTTATCCACCAGAGCTCAAGGAGAACCCTGCCACCATCTCCAAGGCCAAGAGAGCCCCATCTCGGGCAGTTTTCCTGATTCCAAAAAAACATAAAGACTCTGCCCAGTTGTGCATCATCGCACACAACCAAATAGCCCTTGTAGTAAATGATTCAGTTTTTATTAATTAGCAtcctatatttaaaaagacaaacgAGGAAGCCTTCCCTGGGTGCACAGGAAGGACAGAGGTAGATGGGCTCAGGAAGCCTTCTGAGCACCGGGAGGCAACACCCTCCGGGAGTGCGCCTTCACCCAGGGGTGCTCCAGGACCTGAGCCAGGGGAAGCCGCTCTGAGGGCTGGTATCTCAGAAGCTTGGAGACCAAGTCCTGGGCCCCCTCGGGCATGGAGGGGGGAAACGTCACATCCACCTGATGAGGCCAAGGAGAAACAAGGGAAGTCTGGTTCATTTCTTTGCTCCATGTTCTCTGTGACTCTTTGAGGCACTCCTCGGGACCGTAGCAGGTGACCTCATGTGTGTGCCCCAGTCCCCCCCAGGCTCAGCAGCTGCCCCCACCCAGCTCCCCGTGTATGCCCGCTGTGTGGCCATCCCACCTTGAGGATGCGCCTCTGGGTCTCGCTCTGAGAGGGGCTCTCAAAGGGTGGCCGTCCCACCAGCAGCTCGTAGCAGAGCACCCCGACGCACCACAGGTCCACCTTCTCATCGTAGGTCCTGCCTTCCACTATTTCTGGGGGCAAGTAGTCCAGAGTCCCACACATAGTCTGTCTCCtggtggagggagaggggagcACTGAGCAGAGGCCCCGATCAGGGGAAATCCTGGAAGTCCCCGCCCAAGCACCGGGGTTTGAAGACACCAACGTTTAACATGGACCAAGGTACAGAGAAAGAAGGACCGGGACCATAACAATGTGTGTTGAAATTCATGCAATCATTTAGCTCATGATCCAGAACACTTTCACAAAAATATTCTCAGCATCAAGAAACAGAGTGATGGTACATTAAGGACCCAGTGAATGGATTCTAATCTATTCATACAGAACAATACACTGCTGGAAGTATGGGGCAATGGTTCATAAGTTATTAGGTATTTACACGAAATCTTATTGCTAAAGTCATACATTAACAAagatcagaaaataaaagttccaGTTGGGCTACAAtaagtctgttttctttttagttgcagtactggggattgaacccagagccccatgtttgctagacaagcattctgccactcagccacatccccagccctgaaaatatCTGAcaattttctacttaaaaatggcagtgttgggctggggatgtggctcaagcggtagcacgttcgcctggcatgcatgctgcccgggttcgatcctcagcaccacatacaaacaaagatgttgtgtccgccgaaaactaaaataaataaataaatatcaaaaaattctctctctcttaaaaaaaaaaaaaaaaaaaaaggcagtgttCAGGTACAAACCCAGGTTTGTATCTGGGTCTTACATTTGCAATGAATTCAACTGGACCACTCTTCACTGGCACCCGGGGCCTACCCAACCGCGATCTGACCTACCTGAGGGAGGGGGCGTGCACAGACCAGCCAAAGTCTGCAATCTTCACCTCACCCATCAGCCCCAGGAGCAGATTCTCTGGCTTAATGTCCCTGTGAATCACCTTCTTGTTGTGGCAGTATGTCAGGGCCTCTGCCAACTCCTCCATTATCTGTGAACAAAGTGAAGGCATCTGAAAGGCAAGCCTTCCACACTTCCCATCAGACAGAATGCTCCTCGTGAACCTTGGGAGTGCAGAGGAATCTTGCTCTTGGCAACTCACCCCAATACCACCTTTTAGTGGCACCAGAGGTCCAGTTTGGGAAGGGGAAAGGATGGATGTTGAATTGGACAGATCCTATTGCCCTCCCACAGCAATTAGCCAGACAGAACCTCCACTGAGCCAATCACCATCTCCCAAAAGACTTGAGTCCTGACCAAGGGAATAGGAGGATCAGGAGGCAACAAAGACTCATTCATCCTGACGGCAAGCGGCCCAGCCACCGCTGTTGGCATGGCCATGGCTGTGGGTCCTGTCCTGGTGCCCCCTAGAAATCTCCAGTtaccagttccatccatttattcagCAAATCCCTCGTAGCCTTTCAATATATGTGttttttgctttcatattttgTATAAGATAGTGGAGTTAGATTGTTGATTATGAGAAATGAATccaacttcacacacacaatattCTGAGCACAGTGGGGGCAATTAAGATGTAAAAATGTGAGGATgcatcattatataaaatttatagaataaaattcagaaataaacttAAACGGCAATCTGACCAGCCACAGAGCCCCCACGCCCCACCACAGGCCAGCAGTGAGCCCAAGGcccccagagcccaggccccCTCACCGTGGCTGTGCGCTGCTCATCCAAGGGGCCGCTTCTCTGCAGCAAGTTGTAGAGCTCACCCCTGGGAGCAAACTCCAGAATCAGGTATATGCGTCCAGGGTCAAGGAAATAGTTGTAGAGGCGTAGGATGTTCGGGTGTCTGCAGGAGGGACAGAGGGTGGGTCAAACTTCTCCCTGAGCCCAAAACTGCTGCTATCACCAGTGACTGGTCACACAAGGGCAAAAAGTGCTGGGGTCAGGGACCGTAGTCAGGATCGGATGTCCACCCAGGGAGGAAACTTTATATGGTTGAACTGGAATGAGCAGCACAGATAATCAAGGCCAAGGGCTTACTTGAGGGCAGTGGGAAAGGCCGAGTTGGGATGTGCAGCAGGAAGGGGAAACAGGTGTAGAGAGCCAGCGTGAGAGGCGCAGGCAGAGCCTGTCCTTACCGTAGGTGCGCCTGGATCTCGATTTCCCTGCGCAGCTGGTGCTCCAGTCCCGCCTTCTCGATCTGGGACTTGAAGAGGACCTTCAGGGCCACAATGAAATGGTTCTTCTTCAGTCGAGCCAGGTAGACGTTCCCAAATCTGCCCTTGCCCAGAGGACGCCCGATTTCAAAGTCATCGATTGTGAAGCGCTTCCTAAGTGGACAGGAAGAAAGGATCCCCAGTTCTGCAGGTGGAGGGGAGTAAGGGGCCCGAGGTCCTCTTCCCCGTCTTGAGGGCCCAGCCAGGGGTGTTTGGTTGGAAAACAGCAGCGCACGTCCAGGCGCCGACCCTCCACTCCACTCGCCCAGGCCGAGCTTGGCGCCCTCGGAAGcccctccattccccttccaGATGCCAAGGCTAAGCACTCACACGGCGGGGGTTCCGGGTTGCGTCTGGCCCGCTGCAGCTCCTGGGAGGGGAGAtggggaggaagggagatggggagggagggagatggggagggagggagggagggagatggggagggagggagatggggagggagggagggagatggggagggagggagggagggagatggggagggagatggggagggagggagatggggagggagggagggagggagatggggagggagggagggagggagatggggagggagggagatggggagggagggagggagggagggagatggggagggagggagggagggcagggggcagggaaagagagaggtGTCAAACTCTTTCTTCAGCGCACCCAGCCCTCCAGGGGCTGGCCCTTGCGCCCCTGCCCACAGGTCCCGCTGCTCCCCCCTCACCTGCTGGTCCACGCGGTACCCGAGAGGACCGCCGCCTCCGGGTGGATGCTGATACGGGTGAGGGGGAGCCAGGGCCCTCCTGAGCCCTTTGGAGTTGGCGGCCGGGGTCCATATGGTTGTGAAAAGCGGCCACGAGGAAACACGAAAGTAAGCAAGAGGTAAGTGGCGGGAAGTCCTGACCGGCTGGGCAGTAGGCCTTTTATAGCCGTCCCCAGCCTCCAGGGCGGGCCGATAAGGTTCCTCATTCCCACTGGTCGAAATCTCTGACGCCATCGGCAGCGTGCCCAATGAAGACAGGAGTTGGGCGTGTCTATCAGAGCATGGGCCAATGAGGCGGAACAGGCGGGCTAAGCAGGGGCGGGGCCAGGGTGAGGCTGACGCAGGGCAGGCTCAAGCGCACGTGCGGGTCTGAGGCAGTCACCCTGGGGGTGCAAGTATCAGGCCGCCAGGTCCTGGTCTCGGTGTCTTTGCGAACCCTGTAACGTTTGCAATTTTGGTCTCAAATGTAGGAAAAGCAGAACATATTTGGCAAGTATGGAGGCTTCCAAGAACATTCGAAATCGAATATTTTTAGGCGGGAAATGGGATATGTCgtttatacttgaaaaaaaaaatctccgtAACCAATAGATAGAGCCTGCGAGTGAGGGTGTGTCACTCGTGTTGGGGAAAGATGGGTAAAAACGCTCGCTCTCTACCAAGAAAACATGTCGTAGAGAAATGAAGCTCTCGCTGGTTTGGGTGGCGCGGGCCGGGTGGCATATTGCTGTTTGGCgctgctgggcaagcactcttaccactcAACTACATGCCCGGCCCTTTCTCAGACTTGGGCTTGCTGAATTGCTGCGGCCAGCCTTAatcttgtgatcttcctgcctggaCTTCCAGATTAGCTGGGATGGGTACGGGTGTCATCCCACCTACCCAATTTAAGAAAAGTTGTATTATTGAACAACACTAGGTCAGAATGTGATTCACATCACCGGCTATACAGTAAGACACTGCAAAGACAGAGTAAAACCTCACCCTTCATATGCCCAGGCAGACCATTATATGCtgttttcaaaatacataatGGTCTTCAAGGGAGGGGACATGTCAGGAGTTGCCACACAGTTCATCCTAACTTACCTTGTGACTCTTGAGTTAATTTGGCTTCAGAGGGGAGAAGAAACTTCTTTGTTTACAACAGCAGGTAGTTTGCAACTTGGATCAAGGTACCCAGGGAAGTCAGGCTCCTTCCCTCCCACAGAACCTGGGAGATGGGGTGCTGTCTACCTCCATGTTTATGTGCCAGAGATGGAAGACTCTCTGGGTTGCAAAACTGGTAGGAGGTTTCTAACAAGATTCACAGTTACTCTGGAGGCTGCGGGAGGAGgatttaacaagaccctcagcaacttttaGAGACtcttgtcttcaaataaaatataaaaagggctggggatgtagctccatggtaaagtgctcctgggttcaatccctagtacaggaaaaaaaaaaaaaaattagtctcaCAGTTGCAGAGACAGAATTCACAGTGGCagggatcctttttttttttaatttatcttttagttttcagcggacacaacatctttgtttgaatgtggtgctgaggatcgaacccgggccgcacgcatgccaggcgagcgcgataccgcttgggccacatccccagcccagtggcAGGGATTCTAATGCAGAGGGTCaggtgtttgtgtgtgagtgtgggtggtgctgaggatggaacccagggcctccaatgCCCTGTGctgctgaactacaccccagccctcacttattcattgagatggggtctcactatgttgccaacACCTGTGCTCAaaagatccccctgcctcagcctcctgagtagctgggacctcAGGTGCAGGGCACAGCTCAAGAGGGAACCATTTACTGACCTTACTTAAGTCACGTGGACAGCCCACTGGCTGACAGCAGGCATTGGTGTACAGGTCTAGAGCACCATACAAGGTCAGGATTGGGGAGATAAAGCTAGGTGTTGGTAGGCAAAGCAGACCAGGGACTTAGAAATTCCAGCATGACATAGGTGGCCAGCCATGGATGAGCCAGCAGGGAAAAGAGGGAGTGACCTAGGAGAAGGATGCACAGAACCAAGGAGAGAGTTATGTCAAGAATGGAGGGAGTGGTCAGCAGGATGGAATCCTGCCCACAGCCCAAGAAACACAAGGAGATAGGATTTCTTTATGTGAAGTCTCTTCCTACCTTGGCCAGGAACTTCCATAGCCACCCTACAGGTAAGAGCAGTGACAGGAAATACCCACAGTCTGACTACTGGATCCTCCCTGCACGACAATCCTCTGCTCCAAGCAGGCAAGACAAGCTGCCCACTTGACCTAGCTGAGACCATGCCACTGTTAAGATGTGCAACACCTTGTGTGTGGGAGCTGCTGCTAGGggtggacccagggccttgtgtgtgctagtgagctacaccccagccaaGACTGAAAATCCTTAGCCCCCAGAACACAGTGACATCATCACTAGACCTTGCAGGAGGCACTAGCTTCCCACAGCTGAGGCAGGACAGCCATCCTCAGATGCTTCCAGCAAGTGTCTGCAGAGGGCCTCTCAGCTGGGGTCAATGACTCCCTCTCAGACATAAAACCAACAGACCCACAAGTGTCTGCAATAATGTCCTTTAAAGTTATCTGCATTTAATGATGCAGGAACTGTTATGAGTGTCATATTCCTTAGTTCTCCGCTGAAGCCAAGGCTTCAGATAGCAGCAGTAAAGGGAGTTTCAGTATAAACCATGGAAATACACCTCGCCCCCTGGCCACTCTGTCTTCACAGACAAAGGCAAGTGGAGGGAGAATTCAGGTCAGACCATTCGCAGCCATTCGTGTGtatcacacacatgcacacagtaGGTACACACACACTGGGCACACACATACAGGTACACACGTGTACCAGCACCAAGTCCGTCTCTCAGCAGTGTCCTCTGTACCTTGTAACTAAACTAAATCCTGTCCCGGTGGTTTGTAACACGTTCCACTGTGGCTTGGATTTTTTATTACAACAGTTATATGCGTCTTCATCTCGAAATTAAGATCTTCATTTTTCACTGAAGGAAACAGTACTTGCTTAAAGTGACAGACACCCGAACATACACAGTGCTTTAGTATCACTTGGGTCTCTGTGAGGAGAAGTCACAGTGGGGCCAGAGACCACCACCCTGCAGCTCACAGGGTGAGCCTTGGTGGCAGCTTGGGACTGAGATGTTGGGAGGCTTCCCACAGCTCCAGAGAAGGCAGCTTTGTGTGGCCAGGTCTTTTGTGGAAACATGGGACTCACAATGAACACCAGAACCCTTCGGGAGGTCCAGAGTCTGGTATGTGCTGGACAGAGGACAGTGTGCCCAACACTCACCCTGGCAGGGGTTTCCCAACAGGCTTCCTAGGAGACATttctcacatgctaggccagtCCCAGGTGACGTGCCAACAAGGCCCATCTGTGACCTCACTGAGGCAGGACGAGAAGGACACTCTGGCTCTCTGGACATTGCCCCAGGAGGCTCTTTGCTCTGTGGGGTTTGCTATGTCTCCTCTGGCTGTGATAAGTCACAGCTGCGAGTGTGACAGAATCCTGAGTCCTGGGTCTTTCCAAGATCAATAACCTAGAGGTGATCTTCCAGTACTCCCACTGTCATTCATCACGACCTCTACAACTGTGTACTTCCTGTCCCTGCTGGTATGCCTCAAGGTCAACCTGTCACACATGGTGACACTTTGAAGGACAAAATTCCTAAACACAAGCTGCTGTGCATGTGGCCGGCACCAAACACACCTGAacggcaggggcaggggcaggatgTGGGACactgagggaggggaggggcgcagTGCGCCCGGTGTGGCAATGGGGCTGAAGCTGGGAGCTCAGAGAGGTCTTCACTCCAAACAGCACACCTGGTCTGGACCCGTCATGGCTTCTCGACCCCCTCCCTCCCACACCTCTATTTCCACTTATGACAGACAATGCCACCACAAAGACCGAATCTGGTTGACCTCACCCAACCTGAAGAGATGGCCCCAATACACCATCAAACAGGAACAGCCGGCTC from Marmota flaviventris isolate mMarFla1 chromosome 18, mMarFla1.hap1, whole genome shotgun sequence includes:
- the Aurkc gene encoding aurora kinase C, translating into MDPGRQLQRAQEGPGSPSPVSASTRRRRSSRVPRGPAGAAAGQTQPGTPAVKRFTIDDFEIGRPLGKGRFGNVYLARLKKNHFIVALKVLFKSQIEKAGLEHQLRREIEIQAHLRHPNILRLYNYFLDPGRIYLILEFAPRGELYNLLQRSGPLDEQRTATIMEELAEALTYCHNKKVIHRDIKPENLLLGLMGEVKIADFGWSVHAPSLRRQTMCGTLDYLPPEIVEGRTYDEKVDLWCVGVLCYELLVGRPPFESPSQSETQRRILKVDVTFPPSMPEGAQDLVSKLLRYQPSERLPLAQVLEHPWVKAHSRRVLPPGAQKAS